The proteins below come from a single Caenibius sp. WL genomic window:
- a CDS encoding class I SAM-dependent methyltransferase, with protein sequence MNDTVSFGYEEIAPEDKAARVGAVFSSVAKKYDIMNDAMSGGMHRLWKDKFVRRVKPQPGEDILDMAGGTGDIAFRMEEHGARVTVSDINQDMLDVGIERAMKRGIDTLVWSRQNAEELNFASRIFDAYTIAFGIRNVTRIDKALAEAHRVLKYGGRFYCLEFSTTEWPGFKEVYDLYSHKLVPQIGKAIAHDADSYRYLIESIRRFPPMPEFERMIREAGFVRTRVEPILGGLVAIHSGWKV encoded by the coding sequence ATGAACGACACCGTTTCCTTCGGGTATGAAGAGATCGCTCCTGAGGACAAGGCCGCGCGCGTGGGCGCCGTGTTCTCCAGCGTGGCCAAGAAATACGACATCATGAACGATGCCATGTCGGGCGGCATGCACCGTTTGTGGAAGGACAAGTTCGTGCGCCGGGTGAAGCCGCAACCGGGCGAGGATATCCTCGACATGGCGGGCGGCACCGGCGACATCGCTTTCCGGATGGAGGAACACGGCGCGCGCGTCACCGTGTCGGACATCAATCAGGACATGCTGGACGTGGGCATCGAACGCGCGATGAAGCGCGGGATCGATACGCTCGTCTGGTCGCGGCAGAACGCCGAGGAACTGAATTTCGCCAGCCGCATCTTCGATGCCTATACGATCGCGTTCGGCATCCGCAACGTGACGCGGATCGACAAGGCGCTGGCCGAAGCGCACCGCGTGCTGAAATACGGCGGGCGGTTCTACTGCCTCGAATTCTCGACCACCGAATGGCCAGGTTTCAAGGAAGTCTACGATCTCTATTCGCACAAGCTGGTGCCGCAGATCGGCAAGGCGATCGCGCACGATGCGGACAGTTACCGCTATCTGATCGAATCGATCCGCCGCTTCCCGCCGATGCCCGAATTCGAACGGATGATCCGCGAAGCAGGATTCGTCCGCACGCGGGTGGAACCGATTCTGGGCGGGCTGGTCGCCATCCATTCGGGTTGGAAGGTCTGA